The following are encoded together in the Babylonia areolata isolate BAREFJ2019XMU chromosome 18, ASM4173473v1, whole genome shotgun sequence genome:
- the LOC143292631 gene encoding UDP-glucuronosyltransferase 2A2-like, whose product METKLWRSTLGLCLLCLVVFGVGARAGGKRVVMLPMPFVSHIEYHNNVARALVNLGHQVWMTIPVNLADRAARDTDNIHVVLYDTPYDVEALTMPRLPERYFNGESDNYNELETVMREHCERLLKNHTFFKTLKHTGPDFVIIDNLSLVYMLVILPYKLGVPFAFVGSSYDPIAQRVPFSPAVTPLPVFPYSDHMTFFQRVKNTLVFLKQCWTYKDAYGDAVGRFAPEKPNIPVDMLIARAEIWLVEMDHILDYPKPSLPNVKFIGGTVKGPAGPLPEKFKAFMDDAREGVAIVSFGSYVLGVPQEISDKLFTVFETLPMKVIFRSNLTSPNPSKIMTSTWLPQNDLLGHPNTKVFVSHCGKNGQYEALYHAVPVVAMPLFYDQPYNAERMRVKGLAEVLDLRTCTEDEMRAAIMKVARQPRYKQAISAASRLFRQQFHVPVEVAGRWLDHIMKYGGAYMRSAGQDMTMHEFLIFDVIAFLAVAFILLFAGLLYVGLMVYRHVLCRKRKTE is encoded by the coding sequence ATGGAGACCAAACTGTGGCGGTCCACCCTTGGCCTTTGCcttctctgtctcgttgtcttcGGGGTGGGGGCGCGTGCGGGTGGAAAACGGGTGGTGATGCTGCCTATGCCGTTCGTCAGCCACATCGAGTACCACAACAACGTGGCCAGGGCCCTAGTGAACCTGGGCCACCAGGTGTGGATGACCATCCCGGTGAACCTGGCGGACAGGGCTGCCCGGGACACGGACAACATCCACGTGGTGCTGTACGACACGCCCTACGACGTGGAGGCCCTGACCATGCCCCGCCTGCCCGAGCGCTACTTCAACGGGGAGTCCGACAACTACAACGAGCTGGAGACCGTGATGAGGGAGCACTGCGAGAGGCTGCTCAAGAACCACACCTTCTTCAAGACCTTGAAGCACACCGGGCCGGACTTTGTCATCATCGACAACCTGTCATTGGTCTACATGCTGGTCATCCTGCCTTACAAGCTGGGCGTGCCCTTCGCTTTCGTTGGGTCCTCCTACGACCCCATCGCCCAGCGGGTTCCCTTCTCCCCGGCCGTCACTCCGCTGCCCGTCTTCCCCTACAGCGACCACATGACCTTCTTCCAGAGGGTGAAGAACACCCTCGTGTTCCTCAAGCAGTGCTGGACCTACAAAGACGCTTATGGGGACGCCGTCGGACGTTTCGCTCCGGAGAAGCCCAACATCCCGGTGGACATGTTGATCGCTCGGGCAGAGATCTGGCTGGTGGAGATGGACCACATTCTGGACTACCCCAAACCCAGCCTGCCCAACGTCAAGTTCATCGGGGGTACCGTCAAAGGACCCGCCGGGCCTCTGCCTGAAAAGTtcaaagccttcatggatgacgcCAGAGAAGGCGTCGCCATCGTGTCCTTCGGGAGTTACGTGCTAGGTGTCCCTCAGGAGATCAGCGACAAACTCTTCACAGTGTTCGAAACTCTGCCCATGAAAGTGATCTTCAGGTCCAACCTCACCTCCCCGAACCCTTCTAAAATCATGACGTCCACCTGGCTGCCACAGAACGACCTGCTGGGTCACCCCAACACCAAGGTGTTCGTCAGCCACTGCGGGAAGAACGGGCAGTACGAGGCCCTTTACCACGCCGTGCCCGTGGTGGCCATGCCCCTCTTCTACGATCAGCCCTACAACGCGGAGCGCATGCGCGTCAAGGGGCTGGCGGAGGTGCTGGACCTGCGCACGTGCACGGAGGACGAGATGCGGGCGGCCATCATGAAGGTGGCGCGGCAGCCCCGCTACAAGCAGGCCATCTCCGCCGCCTCGCGCCTCTTCCGCCAGCAGTTCCACGTGCCCGTGGAGGTGGCGGGCCGCTGGCTGGACCACATCATGAAGTACGGCGGCGCCTACATGCGCTCTGCGGGCCAGGACATGACCATGCACGAGTTCCTCATCTTCGACGTCATCGCCTTTCTGGCCGTGGCCTTCATCCTGCTGTTTGCCGGCCTGCTCTACGTGGGGCTGATGGTCTACCGGCACGTGCtgtgcagaaagagaaagacagaatag